The Silene latifolia isolate original U9 population chromosome X, ASM4854445v1, whole genome shotgun sequence genome contains the following window.
TTCCGTACTGCAATATAAGACTGAGTCACTGATAATCTTTTACGGGGTATATATTGCAAAACCGTGGGATAGCAGTGCAGCAGTCTGAATGTAATTACGCACTGCAATATAAGACTGAGTCATTGATGATCTTGTATATATTACAAAGCCGTAGGATGGCAGTGCAGCAGTCTGAATGTAATACCACGCTGCAATATATGCATTGATCTTGTAATCAGATTCGTATAAGCTGTAGAGTGAAGGAGACTAGTAGGTGTAAGGATGTTGACGAGTAACTTATAAGGCTTGCATTTACAAGGGTTGAAGGgctaatttgtttattttttcacCTGTCTCTTGACTGCAGTTATCTTTGTCAGCGACAAAGCTACGAGACCGTGACATCTTCTCAAAGGTATAACTTCATTATATTCCTACACAAGCTAGAACATAACTTAACAGTTAACACGTCTAACATTCATCTGATTTTGAGCTAGTACTCATCAACAGCTTAAGGTAGACAAAATGAATAATGTAAAATATATGATTTCGACGTAAAAACTAATACCAGGATTCTGTTTTTTCCTATTACAGTTCTGCAgcatatactccgtattaattacTTTGATTTTGAACAGTTCCTTTTATTTTTTGTAGAGTGATCCAATGGCTGTGGTGTACATGAAAAAACGTGATGGGACACTTCTGGAACTCGGCCGTACTGAAGTGATTTTGAACAGTTTGAGTCCTTCCTGGATAATAAAAATTCCCATTGTTTACAACTTTGAGATTGTACAGCATTTAGAGTATGACTTTGTTTATAACTCTCAACTAATCAACTTTCAACTGAAACCATCACTTGACTCTGAATTCTGAATATTCTCGATCTTTTCCATCCAGGTTTCGTATATATGATATCGACACGAAATTCTATTACACACCAGTAAAGGTACTTCTAGCTGTATGCAAAGGCATTTGCTATTCTTGTAAAAACAGATGCTATTAGTATGAAGTTCACTTATGATTACCGAGATTCATAAGTCTCAAATTTTGCATTGCAGGATCTCGACTTGAGCAAGCAAGATTTTCTTGGGGAAGCCAGTTGTGTTCTATCAGAGGTAAATGCTTCTAATCAAGCCATGTAACACAGGCTCGTCTGCAGGTCTTGAAAAGGGATGTTTTTGAACCTAAATAAATTGCGCCTTTCTGACACCGTACCTTATCCCATTTGCAAGCACCGGAAACTGAACTGTGATTTCTCTTATTTGAATTTATCAGGTCGTAACTAAACGAAGTCAGAATTTAACGATAAATATTGAGAACAAAAGCCAGCAGGGATATTCAGGAAGCTTAGGCACGCTGAATATCCACGCAGAGGAAACTGCAGAGTCGAAAACTACTGTGGAGTTTGTATTCCGTTGCACTAACCTGGAGAATAAAGACGTGTTTTCTAAAAGCGTATGTTAATGTCATGCCAGCGCAGATAATGCAGGTGTTTCTAAATAGACTTCTTTTGTTTTGCTGACGAAATACCTCTTTACATGCTTCTTTTAGGATCCTTTTCTGAAAATATCCCGAAATGCCGAGAGTGGAGTAACTATTCCAATTTGCAAAACAGAAGTCATTCACAATAATTTGAACCCAACATGGCAGCCTGTTTGCTTGACTATGCTGCAGCTTGTAAGCAAGCTATGTACCTCATTTTCTCACAATCATAAAACGACAACAACATCGTTACGCATGTGCCCCAAAGGTTCCCGCTTATGGAGTTGGCTAACGAACATGGTTGTTGGTACATCATTAGAAATATAAAAGTTAATCAGTTCAATTATGTTCTGCATCTGTTAAAATGTCTTCACTGAATTTAAATTTAACCGTCTTCATTTTTAACGTTTATACTCCTTAACTTTCAGGATAATCCCCTAATCATCGAGTGTCTTGACTTCGATATAAGTGGTAAACATGAACTTATTGGGTGAGAATTTTAAAACCCTGTATTTTGTTTATGCTTTTATTACATTCAAAATCACTTAGCTGTTTACAAGCAATGATTCATATCTGCACCAGTAAAGTCCAGAGATCAATGTCAGACCTTAAAAACTTGCACAAGGAGAAGGCTGGCGCCAATTTTGTTGCAACCCATCACGGTCGTAATAAGGTGTACACTTCAGTCGATTAAGCCTTCTTTTTTATGATGAGCTTTGTATTATCCTGTATTAATTTGCCCTTCTTTACTCTCATTTTCATTATAGGTCTTGAATGGTGAACTATTTGTAGATATGTATCGTGAGAAACCGACTTACAGCTTTCTTGATTACCTTTCAAGTGGATTTGAGCTCAATTTCATGGTTGCTGTCGATTTTACCTGTATGTTACTTTCCGTCTCGTCCTTGcactttttgtatgttgttatcGTTCCTGTTTATTGTGCTTATTTTTCCC
Protein-coding sequences here:
- the LOC141621081 gene encoding protein BONZAI 3-like — encoded protein: MFLNLNKLRLSDTVVTKRSQNLTINIENKSQQGYSGSLGTLNIHAEETAESKTTVEFVFRCTNLENKDVFSKSDPFLKISRNAESGVTIPICKTEVIHNNLNPTWQPVCLTMLQLDNPLIIECLDFDISGKHELIGCLQAMIHICTSKVQRSMSDLKNLHKEKAGANFVATHHGRNKVLNGELFVDMYREKPTYSFLDYLSSGFELNFMVAVDFTSSNGNPKKPHSLHYIDPSGHLNAYQRAILEAGEVLQFYDSDKRFPAWGFGGRTPDGNVSYCFNLNLSPHESEVNGVEGIMAAYTYSLQNVALAGPTLVGKVIDKASQIAAKSVSQNSYKYHVLLLITDGVLTDLQETIDALVKASDLPLSILIVGVGNADFTEMEANS
- the LOC141619662 gene encoding protein BONZAI 3-like, giving the protein MGACLSDERGGKQAIGTGSNHMHTTNHGNGQVYNDAIDHFYRARGLQPLFSHLELSLSATKLRDRDIFSKSDPMAVVYMKKRDGTLLELGRTEVILNSLSPSWIIKIPIVYNFEIVQHLEFRIYDIDTKFYYTPVKDLDLSKQDFLGEASCVLSEVNASNQAM